A genomic window from Lineus longissimus chromosome 17, tnLinLong1.2, whole genome shotgun sequence includes:
- the LOC135501510 gene encoding phosphatidylinositol N-acetylglucosaminyltransferase subunit C-like, whose translation MADDTRENFFSKKSTKSPKMKWRKVLYEDQHVPDNYVSDTFLDEMRKNLNTRNYQYWPVVRESGVVTQQISSVCIFAVVFIYMKIAWLTPQMLFVFSSVLTSIGYVLNDLIDGGEARRQSERRRRDDFSTVVMFISFGFGLSPILMTLTETISTDTIYAMTTIMLLANVLFHDYGTNAAVVSGALSFNAAIFASVCLASRLPSTWHGFASVTFAVEVFALWPQFRRKVKAHNPRCHVPMTIVTGLVAAGCIYSVSTVMAVIFVIIHIFITFICPMLLIHLQPYKNTIHGPWDEAMIQD comes from the exons ATGGCAGACGACACAAGAGAGAATTTTTTCTCTAAAAAATCTACAAAATCCCCTAAAATGAAGTGGCGCAAAGTCTTATATGAAGATCAGCATGTTCCTGATAACTATGTCAGTGATACATTCCTTGACGAAATGAGAAAGAATT TGAATACAAGAAATTATCAATACTGGCCTGTAGTGAGAGAATCGGGTGTTGTAACCCAGCAAATAAGCAG TGTGTGTATCTTTGCCGTTGTCTTTATCTACATGAAGATTGCGTGGCTGACACCTCAGATGCTCTTCGTCTTCTCATCGGTGCTGACATCTATTGGCTATGTCTTGAATGATCTGATCGACGGAGGAGAAGCACGGAGACAGAGTGAGAGGAGAA GACGTGATGATTTCTCCACTGTTGTAATGTTCATATCATTCGGTTTCGGACTATCTCCTATCTTGATGACTCTGACAGAGACCATCAGCACAGATACTATCTACGCCATGACGACAATCATGCTTCTGGCTAATGTGCTCTTCCATGACTATGGTACTAATGCTGCTGT AGTGTCAGGTGCTCTTTCCTTCAATGCTGCCATCTTTGCCTCTGTCTGCCTTGCCTCCAGATTACCGAGCACGTGGCACGGGTTCGCCTCGGTCACTTTCGCTGTGGAGGTCTTTGCTCTCTGGCCACAGTTCAGGAGAAAAGTCAAG GCACATAACCCCCGTTGTCATGTCCCGATGACCATCGTCACAGGACTCGTGGCAGCGGGTTGCATCTACTCTGTCTCCACGGTGATGGCCGTCATCTTTGTCATCATCCACATCTTCATCACGTTCATCTGTCCAATGTTACTGATTCATCTCCAGCCATATAAAAA tACCATTCATGGTCCATGGGATGAAGCGATGATACAAGATTAA
- the LOC135501116 gene encoding cilia- and flagella-associated protein 157-like, with translation MPPKKKKSGKKKKKSGKKSAKSDKQPPASENLNELGKEFYLIQIRDLENRLVRYQRKCDELELANGKFKNQYDQMGSDKKEIVSFLKKSLEQRGDEIADLNDRLIGLQQAKDAEKETYESQLQQLRTEFQETKDQLTSENMILGGKLASLEEFKVQKEDLMAKFAQMEEQLKNQEEEHKEIIYNLERKAVVDKDRLKKEMVMRVNQVAAEFRKVSNKQMAETTKRTIRENVSINAQLTKMSDKTMELIQDNDESKQKEKKQRQQIEMLEVNEKDLAKKNHSNQKVIRMMTEKCKNQEAMLAEYEMRDDEYQELEKESDLLRAQVESSRDEIDQLAKDNENYERATDLLQTQLQETAKNKLKLERVLSDCASALRQALSAAGPDEEAEFERVEKRDNLLENLLVIMNSAAALGVGPQPGQLGKQYDVKPKRSSIPGSGKGILRGEQPLSPIVRKSGGTLPHYQLGDLGLIPRPEQHIPTSYDKMRELSATTRIGAGGLKRVPMKSVAIQTVSAPKALFYADQLLSKVPQSTQDAIIHELHQDKQKTSKKVLPKVY, from the exons ATGCcgccaaagaagaagaagagcgggaagaagaagaagaagagtggAAAGAAGTCAGCAAAGTCGGACAAACAGCCACCAGCAAGTGAAAACCTGAATGAACTTGGCAAGGAGTTCTACTTAATTCAGATCCGAGATCTTGAGAACAGATTGGTCAG ATATCAGCGAAAGTGTGACGAACTCGAGCTCGCAAATGGAAAATTCAAGAACCAGTATGATCAGATGGGAAGCGACAAGAAGGAGATTGTCTCCTTCTTGAAGAAGTCGCTTGAACAGAGAG GTGATGAGATTGCCGACCTGAACGATCGACTAATCGGCCTCCAGCAAGCAAAAGATGCGGAGAAGGAAACCTATGAGTCACAGCTCCAGCAACTCAGGACGGAGTTCCAGGAGACCAAAGACCAGCTCACATCCGAAAACATGATTCTGG GTGGTAAACTTGCCTCGCTTGAGGAGTTCAAGGTGCAGAAGGAAGACTTGATGGCCAAGTTCGCTCAGATGGAGGAGCAGTTAAAGAATCAGGAAGAAGAACATAAAGAAATCATCTACAACTTGGAGAGGAAGGCAGTCGTTGATAAAGACAG ACTGAAGAAAGAGATGGTGATGCGTGTCAACCAAGTTGCCGCGGAATTCCGAAAAGTTTCCAACAAGCAAATGGCGGAAACGACCAAACGCACAATTCGCGAGAACGTTTCGATCAATGCTCAGCTGACGAAGATGTCAGATAAGACAATGGAGCTGATCCAAGATAATGACGAGTCAAAACAGAAGGAGAAGAAACAGCGGCAGCAGATCGAGATGCTGGAAGTCAACGAGAAGGATCTCGCAAAGAAGAATCACAGTAATCAAAAG GTGATCCGTATGATGACAGAGAAGTGTAAGAATCAGGAGGCGATGCTGGCTGAGTATGAGATGCGAGATGATGAGTACCAGGAGTTGGAGAAGGAGTCTGATCTCCTCCGAGCTCAGGTCGAATCTTCAAG AGACGAGATAGACCAGTTGGCCAAAGACAATGAAAATTATGAAAGGGCAACAGACCTTCTCCAAACACAGCTGCAGGAAACGGCTAAGAACAAACTCAAACTTGAACGGGTGCTCTCAGATTGTGCTAGTGCTTTACGGCAGGCACTCTCG GCTGCTGGACCCGATGAAGAGGCCGAGTTTGAGAGAGTTGAGAAGAGAGACAACCTGCTGGAGAACCTCCTGGTGATCATGAACAGCGCTGCAGCCCTTGGGGTGGGACCGCAGCCAGGGCAGCTGGGAAAGCAGTATGACGTGAAACCTAAGCGCAGCTCTATACCTGGCAGTGGCAAGGGTATTTTGAGAGG GGAGCAACCACTGTCTCCAATCGTCAGGAAGTCGGGGGGCACTCTTCCCCACTACCAGCTGGGTGACCTGGGACTGATTCCCCGACCTGAACAGCACATTCCAACAAGCTATGACAAGATGAGAGAGTTGTCGGCCACGACGAGGATCGGGGCAGGAGGACTCAAGAGAGTCCCGATGAAGTCGGTGGCGATTCAGACTGTCAGTGCTCCCAAG GCATTATTCTATGCCGATCAGCTGCTGAGCAAGGTCCCACAGAGCACGCAGGACGCGATAATCCACGAGTTACATCAAGACAAGCAGAAAACGAGCAAAAAAGTGTTGCCGAAAGTCTACTAG